In Actinomycetota bacterium, the genomic window TCGTAGTTTGCAAACTCGGCGAGCGAGGATCCCATATTTTATCCCAAACGCAGGAATTCAGCATTCCAGCCGAAAGGGTTGAAGTAATGGACAAGACGGGAGCCGGGGATGTTTATGCTGCAGGATTTTTAGCTGGTCTACTTTTGGAGCGACCATTATATGAGTGTGCCATGATTGCCACCAAAGCTGCAGCTCTGAGCATAACGGGATATGGGAGGGGGAAATACCCCGATAAGCTGTTCTTAACCCAGGTTTTAAGGAGTTTGAGTCAGCCCTCAGAGAATTAAGGAATTAAAAACGAAAAATTTATCGTTTTACTCTGCAGCTAATTGATTTTCTGGACGAGCTTCCTAGAAGTCCCAGTGCACAGATAATCGGAAATCAACTTTTAAGGAGTGGAACAAGTATCGGGGCCAATTACATAGAAGCCCAAGCTGCTAGCTCTAAGAAAGATTTTGCCAACTTTTTTCACTTTGAATTTTTCATTTCAATTGACTAAGAGTGATGGATAAAAAATCGGGTCTAAGAGGCAAATTTTATCGAAGCATATATTGCAGTGGGGGTCATGGCGGTGGCTTATAAAATTGGCTGGTTCTCCACGGGTCGAGATAAGGCCGCTCGGGATCTTTTAACCACAATTCATTCGAGCATAAAGGAAGGTGCCATTAAAGCTCAAATCATCTTCGTCTTCAGTGACAGAGAAGAGGGTGAAGCGGAGGAGAGCGACAAATTCTTTGAGCTGGTGAAAAGCCTCGGTATTCCCCTGATTTGCCTTTCCTCCAAAAAATTTGAGCCGGATCTACGGGGAAAAGGCAAGAGAGACCCCATCGTTCTTGAGGAGTGGAGAGATCGATATCATCGGGAGGTCATCAGACTATTGGGGGGATATGATCCCGACCTCATCGTTTTGGCCGGGTATATGCTCATTGTAAGTGGGGGAATGT contains:
- a CDS encoding four helix bundle protein codes for the protein MYRFTLQLIDFLDELPRSPSAQIIGNQLLRSGTSIGANYIEAQAASSKKDFANFFHFEFFISID